Proteins encoded by one window of Arachis hypogaea cultivar Tifrunner chromosome 1, arahy.Tifrunner.gnm2.J5K5, whole genome shotgun sequence:
- the LOC112705571 gene encoding uncharacterized protein — MEVAVELDDDLFFADLNRQISLLIMDEDEDPLVSCPADSLQSFSGAIHAPPHPALFYEQAMRIQSKGTGVFIPQSTQPRRKYRKGRSGSKNQKQSQDNNNNNNTRVVSHQVPMANSLKPRNG, encoded by the exons ATGGAGGTTGCTGTTGAACTGGATGATGATCTGTTCTTTGCAGACTTGAACAGGCAAATCTCTCTCTTAATCATGGATGAAGATGAAGACCCTCTTGTTTCTTGTCCTGCAGACTCTCTTCAG TCTTTCTCTGGAGCAATTCATGCTCCTCCACATCCTGCTCTGTTCTATGAACAAGCTATGAGAATACAAAGCAAAGGGACAGGCGTGTTTATTCCACAGTCCACACAGCCAAGAAGGAAGTATAGGAAAGGAAGATCTGGTTCCAAAAATCAAAAGCAGTCTCaagataataataacaataataatacaaGAGTGGTTTCTCACCAGGTTCCTATGGCCAATTCTTTGAAACCGAGAAATGGCTGA